A stretch of Carnobacteriaceae bacterium zg-C25 DNA encodes these proteins:
- a CDS encoding aminoacyl-tRNA hydrolase — protein MVKMIVGLGNPGEKYHETKHNIGFMVLDEWAKREGVTFNHSKHKGLFAELFINGEKVLLVKPQTYMNLSGECVKPLMDYFKIDKDDMVVIYDDMDLPIGKIRLRQKGSAGGHNGIKSLIQHLGTQEFNRVRMGIGRPLEFETVIQHVLSKFLGIYKNDVDVSIDKTIDAMSYFAKTKQDNAFLNTMNHFN, from the coding sequence ATGGTAAAAATGATTGTGGGATTAGGGAATCCCGGAGAAAAATATCACGAAACAAAACACAATATTGGCTTTATGGTATTGGATGAATGGGCAAAACGTGAAGGTGTGACGTTTAATCATTCCAAACATAAAGGGTTATTCGCCGAACTTTTTATAAATGGTGAAAAAGTCCTTTTAGTCAAACCACAAACGTACATGAATTTATCGGGAGAATGTGTCAAACCGTTGATGGACTATTTCAAAATCGATAAAGACGATATGGTCGTTATTTATGACGATATGGATTTACCAATCGGCAAAATTCGTTTACGCCAAAAAGGTTCTGCGGGTGGGCACAATGGAATTAAAAGTTTAATTCAACACCTTGGTACGCAAGAATTTAATCGCGTACGCATGGGAATTGGGCGCCCATTAGAATTTGAAACGGTTATTCAGCACGTATTGTCTAAATTTTTAGGCATTTACAAAAATGATGTAGACGTGTCAATTGATAAAACGATTGATGCCATGAGCTATTTTGCTAAAACGAAGCAAGATAACGCCTTTTTAAATACGATGAATCACTTTAATTAA
- a CDS encoding AI-2E family transporter, with translation MEHQNKKTTPFIEFLGGINLLFGLVALVLLSISLYLLSTISYIFSPIAVVMASIGTPLILAIVFYYMFVPLVDKLESFKVSRSLGASLSLLILLSIALLLIGIAIPTIVEQVVAFAQALPTMINNFSEVLQRISSTYEFQSYYNQIIEFVSNSLSDIVNQFLSTLGSTIQGLSAILSAVSSVVIALLTFPIFLFFLLIDGRRFKNTFLKLFPHHNRSELNTVFRKINQQVGGYIKGRLLTSFLIGVYFFIAFSICGLNYAFVLAFLSGLLSLIPYIGALIALIPALIVAITQSTLITIGVLIVWAIGQVLDGNILGPLIIGKNLNMHPLTIIIVLLAAGTTMGIVGMIIGIPIYAIMRIFVEFVFNKFKKRYNHYFGSSKSAYDD, from the coding sequence ATGGAACATCAAAACAAAAAAACAACGCCTTTCATTGAATTTCTAGGTGGCATCAATTTACTGTTCGGATTAGTGGCGCTCGTTCTTTTGAGCATTTCACTCTATTTGCTTAGTACCATTTCGTACATCTTTTCACCAATCGCTGTCGTGATGGCATCCATCGGAACGCCACTCATTTTAGCCATCGTTTTTTATTATATGTTTGTACCGTTAGTGGATAAATTAGAATCCTTTAAAGTATCACGTTCTCTGGGTGCTAGTTTATCACTCCTCATTTTACTCAGTATCGCCCTATTATTAATCGGTATCGCCATTCCAACAATCGTCGAACAAGTCGTCGCTTTCGCACAAGCGTTACCGACAATGATTAATAACTTTTCAGAAGTGTTGCAACGTATCAGTTCCACTTATGAATTTCAATCTTACTACAATCAAATTATTGAATTTGTAAGTAACAGTTTATCCGATATTGTGAATCAATTTTTATCCACTCTAGGTTCAACAATACAAGGGCTATCCGCTATTTTATCAGCGGTTTCAAGTGTCGTCATTGCCTTATTAACATTCCCTATTTTTCTGTTTTTCTTATTGATTGACGGACGCCGTTTTAAAAATACGTTTTTAAAACTTTTTCCTCATCATAACCGTTCCGAACTCAACACGGTATTTCGAAAAATCAACCAACAAGTTGGGGGATACATTAAAGGTCGTTTATTAACCAGTTTTCTGATTGGCGTTTACTTTTTCATCGCCTTCTCCATTTGCGGATTAAACTACGCCTTTGTATTGGCGTTCTTATCCGGATTGTTGAGTTTAATTCCATACATTGGCGCTTTAATCGCGCTCATACCAGCGCTTATCGTTGCCATTACACAATCCACACTCATTACGATTGGTGTTCTCATCGTATGGGCAATCGGACAAGTGCTAGACGGTAACATTTTAGGGCCACTGATTATTGGTAAAAACTTAAACATGCACCCATTAACGATTATTATTGTGTTATTGGCTGCCGGTACAACAATGGGTATTGTCGGTATGATTATTGGTATTCCAATTTATGCCATTATGCGTATTTTCGTTGAATTTGTATTTAATAAATTTAAAAAACGCTACAACCATTATTTTGGATCAAGCAAATCAGCATATGATGACTAG
- a CDS encoding CapA family protein has protein sequence MRREQGRLQKRKRQQKRKNIIHFSVVMVLAIIVAFLVSQLVDLSAPSRPVQTNDNKVSNTNETNTPNQQVQKARIMASGDMLYHIPIYESALQSDGTYDFSNNYKQIKSLISSADLALGDFEGTINEDYPLGGYPLFNAPKEVVSAIKDAGYDVIDLAHNHILDSGLSGLKTTYQAFESAGLQPFGVSVDGSRDILIKEVNGIKIAILGYAYGFNGLEAQLTDAEYQTHLRDLNEPKIKEDLEKAEKLADITVVMPQMGIEYMLSPTSEQQRLYRQMIEWGADIIFGGHPHVMEPTEIIHKDGEQKFIIYSMGNLLSNQRVESMDDTANKEWTERGVIVEVSVEKANDQTKISDIVLHPTWVSRVAIPGKVRQNGLPAYDYQVVLGKNYLEDGEYVDSVDSETLERIRHAYHATLEFLNLQFKR, from the coding sequence ATGAGAAGAGAACAGGGGCGGCTTCAAAAAAGAAAGAGACAACAAAAACGAAAAAATATCATTCATTTTTCCGTAGTCATGGTGTTAGCAATAATTGTAGCATTTTTAGTATCACAATTAGTTGATTTGTCCGCGCCTTCAAGGCCGGTACAAACTAATGATAACAAGGTGTCTAATACAAATGAAACGAACACACCAAATCAACAAGTGCAAAAAGCACGGATTATGGCGAGTGGGGACATGTTGTATCATATACCTATTTATGAAAGTGCGTTACAGAGTGATGGAACATACGATTTTTCAAACAATTACAAGCAAATCAAATCCTTGATTTCATCGGCAGATTTGGCGTTGGGAGATTTTGAAGGAACGATTAATGAAGATTATCCATTAGGCGGGTATCCGTTATTTAACGCTCCAAAAGAAGTCGTATCTGCTATTAAAGATGCCGGATACGATGTGATTGATTTGGCACACAATCATATTTTAGACAGTGGATTGTCGGGTTTGAAAACGACGTATCAGGCGTTTGAATCTGCGGGATTACAACCGTTCGGAGTGAGTGTTGATGGTTCACGTGATATTTTGATTAAAGAAGTTAATGGCATTAAAATTGCTATTTTGGGATATGCTTACGGCTTTAACGGCTTGGAGGCACAACTCACTGATGCTGAATACCAAACACATTTACGTGATTTAAATGAACCCAAAATAAAAGAAGATTTAGAAAAAGCAGAAAAATTGGCTGATATTACGGTGGTGATGCCGCAAATGGGAATAGAGTATATGCTTTCTCCCACTAGCGAGCAACAACGTTTGTATCGTCAAATGATTGAGTGGGGAGCGGATATTATTTTTGGTGGGCACCCGCACGTTATGGAGCCGACTGAAATTATTCATAAAGACGGCGAACAGAAATTTATCATTTATTCGATGGGAAACTTGTTGTCGAATCAACGCGTGGAATCGATGGACGATACGGCTAATAAGGAATGGACTGAACGGGGTGTTATCGTTGAGGTTTCAGTTGAAAAGGCAAACGATCAAACGAAAATCAGTGACATTGTCTTGCATCCGACTTGGGTTTCAAGAGTAGCAATCCCGGGTAAAGTGCGTCAGAATGGTCTGCCTGCCTATGATTATCAAGTCGTGCTAGGTAAAAATTATTTAGAAGACGGAGAATATGTAGATAGTGTGGATTCAGAAACATTAGAACGTATTCGTCATGCATATCACGCTACATTAGAGTTTTTAAATTTACAATTTAAACGTTAA
- a CDS encoding FUSC family protein: MHHFKIGWRTFKTALSVFICLLLTYSLQRETPVLACLATVYCLRTDHASTLNFSVHRLIGTFVGVLVSMLAISVQMQVDSHILWQATIGALGTILLIVICNATKHPEGIITGVSTFFIICFNTPFTETFGYAANRLIDVAIGAAVAIVVNFIMPGKKN; encoded by the coding sequence ATGCATCACTTTAAAATTGGTTGGCGTACGTTTAAAACCGCCCTTTCCGTATTCATTTGTCTATTATTAACTTACTCATTACAACGAGAAACACCCGTACTAGCCTGCTTGGCCACAGTGTATTGTTTACGAACTGACCACGCTAGCACATTAAATTTTAGTGTCCATCGACTCATCGGTACTTTTGTCGGTGTATTAGTATCCATGCTTGCAATTAGTGTACAAATGCAAGTTGATTCTCACATTTTATGGCAAGCCACTATCGGCGCGCTAGGCACCATTTTGCTCATTGTCATTTGTAACGCAACTAAACACCCCGAAGGTATTATTACAGGCGTCTCTACCTTTTTTATCATTTGCTTTAATACACCTTTTACGGAAACATTCGGTTATGCTGCCAACCGATTAATCGACGTAGCAATCGGCGCTGCCGTCGCCATCGTTGTGAATTTTATTATGCCCGGCAAAAAAAATTAA